CTGCCTGGCATCAGAAGAATGGAAAAGAACAAAAACAGCTCATAATACATGAAGACCCGCCgtgcggtgccgccgccccttctCCCACCCCCTTGGCAAAGGATGCCTTCCCCGTGGGTATCCAGCCGCCTCATCAGCCACCCATGAGGTTGGTCGTCTTTCAGTGGGGGCATGACTTGATCTTGCCGAGCGTGGGTTGCGGGGAGTCGGACAGCAGCATCAAGCCCGTGACGGCCCCGGCCTGTCCCTCGGCGAAGGTGTCGTagcgagcggcgccgacgacatcgtcgccgcACGCCTTGCCGATGATGCTGATCATGGCGCGCATGGTTGCGCCCGACGCCCACGTGCGGTTGACGCCCTTGTACACGAAggagacgacgtcgccgttcTTGGCGTACATGGCCTGCTTCTCGAGCCACACGCCGTTGCCGAGCTGCTTggccaggtcgtcgacggcttgCGTGGCGTTGATGCGGTCGATGTGGTTGTCGCAGGCGCAGTACGCCGAGATGGTCATGTTTTGCGCGGAGCGGCGTTGGtgatcgccgccgccgccgccgccgccgcccttcttgccgTTGACGGAGGGGTTCGCGAACCGGGAGAGCGCCGACGTGATGACgcccgggggcgggggcgtcccgacgacgcgcgcgtgcACCTCCttgccgcgggcgtcgagggacATGGCGTAGATGCCGTCCGCGAGGTCCCGCGGCACGTTGGGCCGGTACGAGCCttgttggccgccgcgggggaaGCTCAGCGCCTGgctgagggcggcgaggctcgtgacgagggcgaggacgagcatggtgatgatgatgatgatgatgatgatgataacAACGCCGATGATAAGGAGAAagaagcgagcgagcgagccacCGAGCCACCGAGCACCGAGTAAGGCGTAAGGAGTGAACAAGTACTGGTGTGCCTTTCGATTCGGCTGAGGGAGGCAAGGATCGAGTGTAGGCGACAAGCAGTAATCACGGGATGGAAGCGAGGAAACGGGACGTTTTATATATATGGAGTATACTGTATTATACTCCAGATGCCACCTGGATAACTACCTTACTACAGACCTACATGCTCGCAAACGCATCCATGCGCGCACGCGACGCCAAGAGACCAAGCCCTCGCATGAATGCTAAAAACAACGGTCTCCATCCCAGCATGCCGCCCGCAGAGTTCCTGCATGCGCAGCTGCTACTTTTGTTTTTCTGTTGCAATCCGACAGATGGCGCAACAATTTCAGACGCCTAGAGTCAGCCAGAAGAAGTAGGGGGGCAAAGGGTGTCCGCTACTCTATGGATGGCAGAGGAGGCAACGCTAGCCCGTTGGATGAGCCACGCAGCACGGGAAACATGCAAACGCAGGGCCAGCCCACGATGATGCGTCCGAGTTGAAACAAAACAAAGGCCaaaagagggagagggagggagagggagcagCAAACATGGAGTGGGACAAGGGAACGCCTCCCCGGGCTCGAGGACCGGATGGGGGTCCCTGCGGGCCGATACGagcgggcacggcacggcggcgcattTCGAGTCTTgtggggggaagggggatCTGGAGGCTGTAAACGTTATGTGGAAGAGAGTTGGATGAGTTGGAGATGCTGCAGCCTTTTTGCCGTCTGGCCGGTGCCTCTCAGTGTCCCTTGCGATCTGTTCGCGACACCATGAAActcggaggaggggggccccGGGGGACGCCGCATCGTGCATACACGGcatgtacggagtacggaGTGCTGTACTCGGACGGCGGGTAcctgtggtggtggacggaCCCCCGTTTGTTGGCTGCagtacctactaggtaggtatggGTGTAAGCCTCACGTGTTTCGACTCCTTGGGACTCGGCTGCGATTACACCTACTGTTGCTGCATGACTGCGTGGGCGGTCAGGCTGGGCTTGAGGGGATGACCTCGGGCTGAATTAAAAGATTCGATGACGTTGCAGCTCGAGAGAGTCGTTCGGCTGTGGTACTTGGGTGGTATTTATTTGCCAGTGTGACTGCCGTATGTCTGCTGGGGGGTTTTGAGATCAGGAACCCAAGATCGTGCCTACGGCTCCGCCAGTGATTGGCCTCGAATGGCTCGTCTCCCTGCCTATCTTGGCAGGTGAAGTTCGGTCGGTTGTGCGGTGCAGGTGCCGTGCCGTACCTCGGGGCTCCCATCAATCAGCGACAGGGCATGCTGTCGGTGCGTCGTTGGCGGATTGTGGTTCGCTCCGGCGCCCTGACGTCTCCCGCCACGGCAGGGATGCCTCCCGCTGTACCCTGGCCCCGCCCTAGTGCCTTATTGAGGTCAAGTCCCTGGAATGGAtgtccccccctccccgtttCAGCGAGGCAGCTAACACAAACACTGCTGAACCGAGCCCAACCGCATCCCCAAAAGGCAGCAGTGCCGCGGGGCAgatcgtcgaggaggaggccgcgcCAATGTGTAACCTCCACCATAACAGATCTGTCTCTTGCCTCACGACGAGCATACGGACGGCACACATATTGAGAccgccactaccaccaccacatctACTACTACCAGTGTCGGCCACGGCAACAGCATCTCCTCTTCGCAACCGGCTGCTGCCCTCACGTCcagaccaccgccgccgcccactccAGCTGCAGCTACGACGTCATTCCCGcagcgccccgccgccgccgccgccgtcgcacgagccgcatcaccaccaccaccaccaacctcacgactcgagctgctgccgccgccgccaccggcttGCAGCAATCATGGCCGCCTCAAACAAGGACAAAATCGACCTCTCGTCCCtcgctcccccctcctcctccaccaccgatgccgacgcagccgccgccccctcccacgAGTCCAAGatcctcgacgtcctcggcgcggccgtcAACGGCTCGGCCCCCACAGAGCTTTccgccgaggccacggccggcgaggtcgacaaGCTGTATGTGGCcgctacggcggcgggcggcagcaacgccgAGGACTTTCTCTGGGCGTGGTGgtcgctgctcgtcggcgtcgtcaagctgatccccgccgacgacgcccgcatGCAGCTCCTCGTGTCCGTCGTTGGCCGCCTCAAGGCCCGGcgcgatgacgaggtcgagatGTGGGGGCAGAAGACGCGCGTGTGGTCGGAGCTGCCTATGCTGGGGCCTAACATGCGAGACGCTTGGAATAGTGCGTGAAGACTACCTCTTTCCTTTTCTCttttccctctccctccAAACACACACTCCCCGTccccctttctctctttcggcctgggcgagcacgcgtcgtcgtcgtcgtcggcttcatcGTGCGTCGCTCGTACTCGCACCAAAACGAAAGACGGGAGCATTTATCCTTTGCTAATGAATCGGCACCCGCCCAAGCAGTGCGCCCCATGTTCGACGGCTCCGATCGCGACAACGAGGCCATCCGGGAGTGGATCTCGCTCAACTCGTTCGCTGCGCGCATGTTCGGCGCCAAGCTGCAGAGCTGGGACAATTTCGCCATCTGGGAGCTGCGGTCCGGGctcgaggagccgccgctgaGCACGCCGAGCGCCAAGGAGACGAGCCTCGCCACGGCGTGCGAGTGGTTCAcgcacgccggcgaggagctgcaccggcagggccgcgggcgcggacgccagctcgaggccatggaggagCGCGCGCTCAAGCCCGGCCAGCTGTTCTCGAGCGGCAGGCCCGGGCTGAGCGACGAGCGCTGGCGCTTCTGGAGGGAGAGGATCGgcgtgctggctggcaccgccggcagcgggcaGCTCAAGGAGAGAGCGCAGGCGGTGCTGGACAAGATGAAGGACCTTGAGGAAGGGTCTGCGTGAGTACCGGCGCGGGAGGCAACGTGTCCGTGATGATGCTCAGGGTTCTACAACGCGGACATATGTGTGGAGAACTGGCACGGAGAACACATAGAGACACGAGTACACTA
This sequence is a window from Purpureocillium takamizusanense chromosome 8, complete sequence. Protein-coding genes within it:
- a CDS encoding uncharacterized protein (COG:S~EggNog:ENOG503P6U9), with product MAASNKDKIDLSSLAPPSSSTTDADAAAAPSHESKILDVLGAAVNGSAPTELSAEATAGEVDKLYVAATAAGGSNAEDFLWAWWSLLVGVVKLIPADDARMQLLVSVVGRLKARRDDEVEMWGQKTRVWSELPMLGPNMRDAWNMRPMFDGSDRDNEAIREWISLNSFAARMFGAKLQSWDNFAIWELRSGLEEPPLSTPSAKETSLATACEWFTHAGEELHRQGRGRGRQLEAMEERALKPGQLFSSGRPGLSDERWRFWRERIGVLAGTAGSGQLKERAQAVLDKMKDLEEGSA
- a CDS encoding uncharacterized protein (SECRETED:SignalP(1-16~SECRETED:cutsite=SQA-LS~SECRETED:prob=0.4378)) — translated: MLVLALVTSLAALSQALSFPRGGQQGSYRPNVPRDLADGIYAMSLDARGKEVHARVVGTPPPPGVITSALSRFANPSVNGKKGGGGGGGGDHQRRSAQNMTISAYCACDNHIDRINATQAVDDLAKQLGNGVWLEKQAMYAKNGDVVSFVYKGVNRTWASGATMRAMISIIGKACGDDVVGAARYDTFAEGQAGAVTGLMLLSDSPQPTLGKIKSCPH